In Harpia harpyja isolate bHarHar1 chromosome 12, bHarHar1 primary haplotype, whole genome shotgun sequence, a single window of DNA contains:
- the SUCNR1 gene encoding succinate receptor 1, with amino-acid sequence MLCCAPGIPAFSPRHGPGELMQRQLPALGMAVNETDGCLLMNRALEKYYLSTMYSLEFILGFTGNTIVVFGYIFCLKNWKSGNVYLFNLSLSDLLFLCTLPILVNSYSRDQWAKETILCHSNRFLLHANLYSSILFLTVISIDRYMLIKYPFREHFLQKRRTALIVSVAIWIGVILELLPLMYFLDPIVPAYEYKCLDYASSGDPVKSLIYSMFLTVFGFLIPLVIMCCFYVKMVLFLKTRSEQLSSLLTLEKPLALVILAVVTFSLLFTPYHIMRNVRLASRIPALNVSVCTQGIINTIYIITRPIAFLNSAINPVFYFLMGDHFREMLMAKTRQLLSRLTTTRK; translated from the exons ATGCTGTGCTGCGCTCCAGGGATCCCAGCGTTCTCGCCAAGGCATGGTCCGGGAGAGCTGATGCagaggcagctcccagccctggggatg gCTGTGAACGAGACAGATGGCTGTTTGCTGATGAACAGAGCCCTAGAAAAGTATTATCTTTCCACCATGTACAGCCTTGAGTTCATTTTAGGCTTCACTGGAAACACCATTGTTGTGTTTGGCTATATTTTCTGCctgaaaaactggaaaagtgGCAACGTCTACCTGTTCAATTTATCATTATCAGATTTATTATTTCTATGTACTCTTCCAATACTTGTGAACAGCTACTCCAGAGATCAATGGGCAAAGGAGACCATCTTGTGCCACAGCAACAGATTCCTTCTGCATGCAAACCTGTACAGCAGCATCCTTTTCCTCACCGTTATCAGTATTGACCGATACATGCTCATAAAATATCCTTTCAGAGAACATTTTCTACAGAAGAGGAGAACGGCCCTTATCGTGTCTGTTGCCATATGGATTGGCGTGATACTGGAGCTGCTGCCGTTGATGTATTTCCTGGACCCTATAGTGCCTGCCTATGAGTACAAGTGTCTTGATTATGCAAGCTCTGGAGATCCTGTGAAAAGCCTCATCTATAGCATGTTCCTGACTGTCTTTGGGTTCCTCATTCCTCTTGTGATCATGTGCTGCTTCTATGTGAAGATGGTTCTTTTCCTTAAAACCAGGAGCGAGCAACTCAGTTCTCTCCTGACACTTGAAAAACCCCTTGCTTTAGTCATCCTCGCAGTGGTTACCTTCTCATTGCTCTTTACTCCCTATCACATAATGCGCAATGTCCGACTTGCTTCCCGAATACCAGCCTTGAATGTCTCTGTGTGCACACAGGGCATCATCAACACCATTTACATCATCACGAGACCCATCGCGTTTTTGAATAGCGCCATTAatcctgttttttatttcttaatggGTGACCACTTCAGAGAGATGCTGATGGCAAAAACAAGGCAGCTCTTGAGCAGGTTGACAACCACTCGCAAATGA